GCGGTTGTGCCGGTCCGTTCCGGCGGTTCGCGCGCCGCATGCGCCCGCGCGGTTGTGCGGTCCTTTGTCGTGAGCGCGGTGGGTCCACTTGCGCACGACACGGTCCCGCGCGGGAGACTGTCCGGGTGAGTCTCTTCGGCCCCGCGCGGGCGCCCGGCTGGCCGGCGGTGCTGGTCGACGGTCCGGTGCTGCTGCGGCCCTACCGGCGCTCCGACGCCGCCGCGTGGTCGGAGGTGCGCCGGGCCAACCGGGCCTGGCTGGCACCCTGGGAGTCGTCGCTGCCCGGTAGCTGGGACGAGCTGAACTCGCCGGCCGCGTTCCGCTGGGTGCACCGCGACCAGCGGCGCTCGGCCCGCGAGGGTGAGGGCATGCCGTTCGCCGTCTGCCTGCGTGAGGCCGACCGGGATCGGCTGGTCGGGCACCTCAACGTGGGCAGCATCGTGCGGCGGGCGTTCTGCTCCGGGTACGTCGGCTACTGGGTGGATGCCCGAGT
The nucleotide sequence above comes from Micromonospora sp. NBC_00389. Encoded proteins:
- a CDS encoding GNAT family N-acetyltransferase, giving the protein MSLFGPARAPGWPAVLVDGPVLLRPYRRSDAAAWSEVRRANRAWLAPWESSLPGSWDELNSPAAFRWVHRDQRRSAREGEGMPFAVCLREADRDRLVGHLNVGSIVRRAFCSGYVGYWVDARVAGQGVIPTALALAVDHAFGPGGLHRVEVNIRPENRPSRRVVEKLGFREESYHVRYMHIDGAWRDHIGYAMTSEEIAAEGGLLARWHRVRAAAR